In Glaciihabitans arcticus, the sequence CCCTGACTCCTGTCTAATTCACCCCCGACGAGGGGTCGACCGGTGAGGTGTCAGGAGGCGGCCCGGCGGTAGCCGCGGCGCGCACGCTGAACCCCAGCACGGTGCCCGTGACGCGAACGGTTGCGACGAGCCCGTCGAGCTCGCACGCCTCCAGTTCCGCTCCGTTCGCACGGGCCACCACGGCCGCGGACTCGCACGGGAATCCTGCGACAGCCCCCGAGCTCACGTCGGCTGCGGCGAGCGCGGCGGCGTCCGCGGCACCCGCCAGTGACTGCCCGCGAGCGAGCGCGAACTGGAGCGGGAGCAGCAGCGCGAGCAAGCACAGCGTGCCCGCGATGAGTGCGACGGCGAGAATGGATCCGCTGCCCCGCTCCCGCTTACTCACGGCGCTCTCCCGCCCGCTCACAGTCCTCCCGCCAGGGCGCAGCTCCGTGCGGTCAGAGTGAGGCCGAGGATCGTGCCCACCGGGGACCGGGAGCGTGCGGTGAGTCTCGCGCACAACAGGTCACCCGATCCGCTCGAGGACAGCCGGACACCCGGCACGGAGTGCGCGGCTCGACTTGCGACGGTGCCCGGCGGGTCGCCGCGCGCGAGGGAGCGCGCTGCGTCGGCCGCGGCATCCTGAACCAGCACCTGCTGCGCCGCGAGCTGCACGCTCGCGAGGGCACACGCGAGCAGCAGCACGACGGCCGGCACCACCGCGGCGAACTCGGCAGTAACGCTGCCGCGTTCACCGGCTCCTTCTGTTCCGCGCCGAACTCGGCTAGCCCCCGTACGACAGGGCATTACGCACCAGGTCGGTCAGGATTCCCCGCACCTCATCGCTGCGCATGATCACGACCAGCAGGCCGGCGAACCCGACGGCCGCCATGGTCGCGATCGCGTACTCGGCCGTGGCGGACCCCTGCTCGTCACGCTCTTGAATCCTCATAAATCGCTGACGTATCTTGTGCATGCCGCACCCCTTTACTGTGTCCTGCGGCGCGAGCACATCCAGTCTGGGCGAGCGGCGGCGCGAGCGGGGAGGAACTCGGCAATCGGTGGATCACCCGGGAAAGCCGCCGAGTGTGGACGAGATGACCGTCACGAGCAGCGGCGCGACGCCGAGCAGCATAAATGCGGGAAGGATGCAGACTCCGAGCGGCAGCATGAGCTTCACCGCGAGCACCGAGGCGCGCTCCGCCGCACGGCTCGCCGCGTCCCTGCGGGCCTCCTCGGCCTCGCTGCGCAACAGTTCGGACGCGGGCACTCCCGCGCGACGCGAGAGCGAGACGACGGACTCCACCTCGGCGGCGTCGGCTAGCGGATCCAGACCGGCAGCCGCCAGCGCCTCCTCGACCGACGCGGCAGCGCGGTCGAGGGATGCGCCGCCACCGACCGCGATGGCCATGAGCTCGAAGCGCAGCCCCGGGGTGAGTTCGCGCGGCTGTGCGGCCGCGACCAGCCGCCGGTTCCAGCGCCACGCACCGAGCAGGAGCGCCACGCCGAGCGCCAGGCAGCCGAGTCCGATCGGGGTCGTGAACAGCGTCGCGATCGTGTTGAAGCCGAGCACCATTCCGAACAGCACCCCGACGGCGGGCAGCACCATGACCATTCGCGCCGTGGCGACGGGTGCGGCGAGCGCTTCCTCGGCGGCGCGCGCGGCCTGCGCGAACGAACGGAGGGAAGCGGCGAACGACCTGAGCGCCGGGGCGAGCGGGGCACCCGCCTCCGTCGCCACCCGCCAGGCCGCCGCGAGTCCGCGCCAGGCGGGGCCGGCCCGATCCGATGGCGCTTCGATCACGGCGGCGACGAGCGCATCGGACACCCGCTCCCCCGCGCGCGCCGCGGCTGCGACCCGCACGGCGAGCACGGGCTGCTCGAGATAACCCCACGCCCCGACCGGGGCGACCCCCGCCGCGAGCAGCACAGCCAGCCGCTGCGCGGCTCCCGCCACGGCATCCAGTTCGCCGCGCCCGCCCTTCACGTGATCGCCAGCCGATCCCGCTCGTCGACGCGAAAGCGACCGGATGCCACGAGCCTCCGCACGCCAGACGCATCCCGCTCGAGGTGCAACACCGTTCCGATCGCACTCACGGCCTGCCTCGCAACGGCCGTCGCCGACATCCCGGCGAGCGCTCCGAGCGCTTCGAGCCGGGCGGGCACGTCGGCGAGGGAGTTGGCGTGCAGCGTACCGGCACCGCCGTCGTGGCCCGTGTTGAGCGCGCTGAGCATCTCGCGCAGCTCGGCTCCGCGGCACTCGCCGAGCACGAGGCGGTCGGGGCGCATCCTCAGGGCTTCACGCACAAGTCGCGTGAGACTCACCTCACCGGCGCCCTCGAGGTTGGCCTGCCGCGATTCGAGCGAGACGAAGTGCGGATGCGCCACCCGCAGCTCGGCCACGTCTTCGATGGCGACGATCCGCTCGATGGGGCTGGCCGCCGACAACATCGCGGAGAGAAGAGTCGTCTTGCCACTGCCGCCCGCGCCCGTTACGAGGATGTTCTCGCGCCGCGCGATCAGGTCGCGAACGGTCTCGAGCACGGTCGGCGCGAAGAAGCCGGCCCTGGCGAGGTCGTCGAGGCTGAATCCGCCGCGGCGGGGCAGGCGCACCGAGATGAGGGTGCCGCGTGGCGAGATCGGTGGCAACACCGCATGCACGCGAATTCCGCCGTGCAACCGGGCGTCGACGCACGGGCTCGCCTCATCGATGTGCCGACCGCCCAGGGCGACGAGGTGCACCGCCAGATCGTGCGCCTGCTGTTCGGTGAGCGGTGCACGGTCCGGCCGCTCGAGGCCATCCCCACGGTCGACCCAGATCTCTCCCGGCGCATTGACGAATACGTCGGTGACCCGGGCATCGGCAACAAAGTCGGCGAGTACGCCGAACTCGACCGGGTAGGAGGGTGCGTCGGTCGCGACCGTGACCGGCGTCTTGCCCGCGGAAGGGCGCACCGCCACGAAGCCGCCGATAACTGGGGAAGGAGAGTCGTTCACCCGCCGAACCTACGTCGATCGTGAGCCGCGCTATCCACCACACATGAAAACAGTGCGAACACCGTGCCGGACTGCAGGTGGGGAGGAATTCAACTCAGGGCGTGAAACACGGTGCCGAGCCGCAATGCGGGACATGACCACCTCGCGGTCGTGTCCGCCACTTAGGCTCGGTCACCATCTTAAAAGCGTGACATTAAACAAAGAGGGGCGGCGCCTATTGGGGGGAACAGGCGCCGCCACAGCAACGCTGATTGGGGGGAATCATGAGTGCG encodes:
- a CDS encoding Rv3654c family TadE-like protein, coding for MSKRERGSGSILAVALIAGTLCLLALLLPLQFALARGQSLAGAADAAALAAADVSSGAVAGFPCESAAVVARANGAELEACELDGLVATVRVTGTVLGFSVRAAATAGPPPDTSPVDPSSGVN
- a CDS encoding TadE family type IV pilus minor pilin, whose product is MPCRTGASRVRRGTEGAGERGSVTAEFAAVVPAVVLLLACALASVQLAAQQVLVQDAAADAARSLARGDPPGTVASRAAHSVPGVRLSSSGSGDLLCARLTARSRSPVGTILGLTLTARSCALAGGL
- a CDS encoding TadA family conjugal transfer-associated ATPase, which codes for MNDSPSPVIGGFVAVRPSAGKTPVTVATDAPSYPVEFGVLADFVADARVTDVFVNAPGEIWVDRGDGLERPDRAPLTEQQAHDLAVHLVALGGRHIDEASPCVDARLHGGIRVHAVLPPISPRGTLISVRLPRRGGFSLDDLARAGFFAPTVLETVRDLIARRENILVTGAGGSGKTTLLSAMLSAASPIERIVAIEDVAELRVAHPHFVSLESRQANLEGAGEVSLTRLVREALRMRPDRLVLGECRGAELREMLSALNTGHDGGAGTLHANSLADVPARLEALGALAGMSATAVARQAVSAIGTVLHLERDASGVRRLVASGRFRVDERDRLAIT
- a CDS encoding DUF4244 domain-containing protein; the encoded protein is MHKIRQRFMRIQERDEQGSATAEYAIATMAAVGFAGLLVVIMRSDEVRGILTDLVRNALSYGG